A window from Nycticebus coucang isolate mNycCou1 chromosome X, mNycCou1.pri, whole genome shotgun sequence encodes these proteins:
- the MAGED2 gene encoding melanoma-associated antigen D2 gives MSDARENGAGLTRFQAEASERDNGSMMQTLLTVTQNLEVSETLKTAKAPEVSEDVKVSKAPGISKTTEVSKTPEAQEAAATQASPTTQLTDTQVLTAENKSPTADTKKQNPDLQSATETKKVSCVADTKVNTKATETEAIASQAPADEPEPESTAPQAQENQDTRPKIKAKKARKVKHLDGEEDGSSDQSQSSETTGGRRVSKALMASMARRASRGPIAFWARRASRTRLAAWARRALLSLRSPKARRGKARRRAAKLQASQEPEAPPTRDVALLQGRANDLVKYLLAKDQTKIPIKRSDMLKDIIKEYTDVYPEIIERAGYSLEKVFGIQLKEIDKNDHLYILLSTLEPTDAGILGTTKDSPKLGLLMVLLSIIFMNGNRSSEAVIWEVLRKLGLRPGIHHSLFGDVKKLITDEFVKQKYLDYARVPNSNPPEYEFFWGLRSYYETSKMKVLKFACKVQKKDPKEWAAQYREAMEADLKAAAEAAAEAKARAEVRAQMGIGLGSENAAGPCNWDEADIGPWAKSRIQAGAEAKAKAQESGGTSAGAGAGANTSTSASASSSLSASAGLTATLTFGLFAGLSGAGASASGNSGACGFSYK, from the exons ATGTCTGACGCAAGGGAGAATGGTGCGGGTCTAACTCGCTTCCAG GCTGAAGCTTCAGAAAGGGACAATGGGTCGATGATGCAGACCCTATTGACAGTGACCCAGAATTTGGAGGTCTCAGAAACACTGAAGACCGCAAAGGCACCAGAGGTCTCAGAGGATGTGAAGGTCTCAAAAGCCCCAGGGATCTCAAAAACCACAGAGGTCTCAAAGACCCCAGAGGCTCAGGAGGCAGCTGCTACCCAGGCCTCACCTACCACTCAGCTGACTGACACCCAGGTTctaacagctgaaaacaagagtcCAACAGCTGACACCAAGAAACAGAATCCTGACCTGCAGTCTGCCACTGAGACTAAAAAGGTCAGCTGTGTGGCTGATACGAAGGTCAATACAAAGGCCACAGAGACTGAGGCTATTGCTTCTCAGGCTCCAGCAGATGAACCTGAACCTGAGAGTACAGCTCCCCAGGCTCAGGAGAATCAGGATACTCGGCCCAAGATCAAGGCCAAGAAAGCCCGAAAG GTGAAACATCTGGATGGAGAAGAGGATGGCAGCAGTGATCAGAGTCAGAGTTCTGAAACTACAGGTGGCCGAAGGGTCTCAAAGGCCTTAATGGCCTCAATGGCTCGCAGGGCTTCAAGGGGTCCCATAGCCTTTTGGGCTCGCAGGGCATCAAGGACTCGGTTGGCTGCTTGGGCACGGAGAGCTTTGCTCTCTCTGAGGTCACCTAAAGCCCGTAGAGGCAAGGCTCGCCGTAGAGCTGCCAAACTGCAGGCATCCCAAGAGCCTGAAGCACCACCAACTCGGGATGTGGCCCTTTTGCAAGGGAGG GCAAATGATTTGGTGAAGTACCTATTGGCCAAAGACCAAACAAAGATTCCTATCAAGCGCTCAG ACATGCTGAAGGACATCATCAAAGAATACACTGATGTATACCCTGAAATCATTGAACGAGCAGGCTATTCCTTGGAGAAG GTATTTGGGATTCAGTTGAAGGAAATTGATAAGAATGACCACttgtacattcttctcagcacCTTAGAGCCCACTGATGCAGGCATACTGGGAAC GACTAAAGACTCACCCAAGCTGGGTCTCCTCATGGTGCTTCTTAGCATCATCTTCATGAATGGAAATCGGTCCAGTGAGG CTGTCATCTGGGAGGTGCTACGCAAGTTGGGGCTGCGCCCTGG gaTACATCACTCCCTCTTTGGGGATGTGAAGAAGCTCATTACTGATGAGTTCGTGAAGCAGAA GTACCTGGACTATGCCAGAGTCCCCAATAGCAATCCCCCTGAATATGAATTCTTCTGGGGCCTGCGCTCATATTATGAGACCAGCAAGATGAAAGTGCTGAAGTTTGCCTGCAAG GTACAAAAGAAGGATCCCAAGGAATGGGCAGCTCAGTACCGAGAGGCAATGGAAGCAGATTTGAAGGCTGCAGCTGAGGCTGCAGCTGAAGCCAAGGCAAGGGCCGAGGTTAGAGCTCAAATGGGCATTGGGCTTGGCTCAGAGAATGCTGCCGGACCTTGCAACTGGGATGAAGCTGATATTGGACCCTGGGCCAAATCCCGGATCCAAGCGGGAGCTGAAGCTAAAGCCAAAGCCCAAGAGAGTGGTGGTACCAGTGCTGGTGCCGGTGCTGGTGCCAACACCAGTACTAGTGCCAGTGCCAGCAGTAGCCTCAGTGCTAGTGCCGGCCTGACTGCCACTCTCACATTTGGGCTCTTTGCTGGCCTCAGTGGAGCTGGTGCCAGTGCCAGTGGAAACTCTGGTGCCTGTGGTTTCTCCTACAAGTGA